atatatatatatatataatgtgtatatatatatatatatatatatatatatatatatatatatatatatatatatatatatatatatatatatatatacatgtctcgTCCCCTTGGTAGAAGCGGCTGCAGCATTAACGAAAAAGTTCTAGGGATGATATTGCTAGCCCTCTCTTTGTCTTTTCTGAAGCCGCGACCACCTTCAGTCGACTGACTACCAGGTGTACAATTCCCCGCATAGGGCAAGTATCCTCACCACGGTATTAAACAGAATGCACCTAAACCATTCCATCTCGCTCAGGAACCGAACccgcgagaagagagagagagagagagagagagagagagagagagagagagagagagagagagagagagagttcaataacGTTTAGCCTGTGGGTCAAAGGGCAATGCCCTTCGCTAGACTTTCACTGACACAAAGCCGGATTCTGGATCATTCCGTGTCCAGAAACTGGAAAATTACCATTAAGGATGTTTACCTTGCATGTTTATACCTTCTGTTTCATAGCTGGGCACACAGAGCATACTGGTCATAAGaagacatacacacatgcatttacatacatacatacatatatatatatacatacatgtatacatacatatatatatatatatatatatatatatatatatatatatatatatatgtttatatatataaacatatatatatatatatatatatatatatatatatatatatatatttataaataaatatgtttataatataaacatatatatatatatatatatatatatatatatatatatatatgtatgtttatatatataaacatatatatatattttatgtatatatatacatttatatatacatatatatgtttatatatgtaaacatatactgtatatatttatatatatacatatgtttatatatctaaacatatatatgtatatatgtgtgtgtttgtgtgagagagagagagagagagagagagagagagagagagagagagagagagagagagagagagagagagactaggatgATTTGTGCAACCAACTATGATGCAGTTTTTTACAGAGTGTAATTCTATCAAACCTACAAATATGAGGCCTAAATTTTCCCCAAATTTGTTGGCAGAATTAAATGACTGCAAGCTTTGTCATACTTTGCAATACTTTGCTAAAGGTCAAACCATGTAATCCCAAGGATATTAGATAACTAGCTTTATTTCTGCACGGAAATAAAGCTGCATATCACAGTTCTAATTTAACCATTGTAAGTCCACCACAAAGCTCAGATTCTCTCAGGGCAAATTTTCAACTGAAAACTACAGAAATCTGATGAAAACGAAAAGCACTTATAAAATTACTCCATTTTCCATAACAACCACATAACACCCAAAATaccactttattttcatttgactgCAAcatgcttttttagttttctgcaaatgaacactattgtgctggctttgtctgtccgtccgcacttttttctgtccgcagtttttctgtccgccctcagatcttaaaaactactgaggctagagggctgcaaattggtatgttgatcatccaccctccaatcatcaaacataccaaattgcaaccctctagcctcagtagtttttattttatttaaggttaaagttagccataatcgtgcatctgccaacgatgtaggccaggccaccaccgggccgtggttaaagtttcatgggccgcggctcatacagcattatacaaagaccaccgaaagatagatctattttcagtggccttgattatacggtgtagcggctgtacggaaaactcgactgcgccgaagaaacttcgtcgcattttttacttgtttcactcCTGCCGGACTGGAATTTAGCCGTGGCATACTTTTGCTCCACTTATCGTGATAACCGTCCTGAACAGACTCAAATAAATTAAGAACCGCCCACAGTGAATTCCTACGTGGGCGTGGAACCAGACgagtaattatatttattgcaCAAAAATAAGACCTTAATCCTATATCACAATTATACGAACTCTGGTGGATCCTTTTAGACTATGAAAAAACCGAGcgattaaatttcataaaatgtatCACTGACACAACTCTAAGCTGCCTTTATTTAATTGTATGTTCATCAAggtcttttcttttaatatacctTTATTTGTTAGATGATAATGCTTTTTCCTATAAGCCCTATAATTAATTGCAGCagtaacattttcaaaaataataataatgaaaagaaaaagaggatgaATTCCATATACACCTATAAGGGTCACAGTCTTTCCTTAAACACCATCGATACAGGTCACAGTCTTTCTTTAAATAACATCAATGAGGGCCACAGTCTTTCcttaaacaacacaaaaaatggCAGCAGTCTTCCCTTACACACCATAAATAAAGGCCACAGTCTTTCCTTAAACATCATCGATAAGGGCCACAGTCCTTCCTTAAACACCATCGATAAGGGCCACAGTCTTTCCTTAAATAACATCAATAAGGGCCACAGTCTTTCCTTAAACACCATCGATAAGGGCCACAGTCTTTCCTTAAATAACATCAATAAGGGCCACAGTCTTTCCTTAAATAACATCAATAAGGGCCACAGTCTTTCCTTAAATAACATCAACAAGGGCCACAGTCTTTCCTTAAACACCATCGATAAGGGCCACAGTCTTTCCTTAAACACCATCGATAAGAGCCACAGTCTTTCCTTAAACACCATCGATAAGGGCCACAGTCTTTCCCTAAACACCATCGATAAGGGCCACAGTCTTTCCTTAAACACCATCGATAAGGGCCACAGTCTTTCCTTAAACACCATCGATAAGGGCCACAGTCTTTCCTTAAACACCATCGATAAGGGCCACAGTCTTTCCTTAAATAACATCAACAAGGGCCACAGTCTTTCCTTAAACACCATCGATAAGGGCAACAGTCTTTCCTTAAATAACATCAATAAGGGCCACAGTCTTTCCTTAAACACCATCAATAAGGGCCACAGTCTTTCCTTAAACACCATCAATAAGGGCCACAGTCTTTCCTTAAACACCATCGATAAGGGCCACAGTCTTTCCTTAAACACCATCGATAAGGGCCACAATCTTTCCTTAAACACCATCAATAAGGGCCACAGTCTTTCCTTAAACACCATCGATAAGGGCCACAATCTTTCCTTAAACACCATCAATAAGGGCCACAGTCTTTCCTTAAACACCATCGATAAGAGCCACAATCTTTCCTTAAACACCATCAATAAGGGCCACAGTCTTTCCTTAAACACCATCGATAAGGGCCACAGTCTTTCCTTAAACACCATCGATAAGGGCCACAGTCTTTCCTTAAACACCATCGATAAGGGCCACAGTCTTTCCTTAAACACCATCGATAAGGGCCACAGTCTTTCCTTAAACATCATCGATAAGGGCCACAATCTTTCTTTCAATAAGGGCCACAGTCTTTCCTTAAATAACATCAATAAGGACCACAGTCTTTCCTAAAATAACATCAATAAGGACCACAGTCTTTCCTTAAATAACATCAACAAGGGCCACAGTCTTTCCTTAAACACCATCAATAAGGGCCACAGTCTTTCCTTAAACACCATCAATAAGGGCCTCTTTCCTTAAACACCATCAATAAGGGCCACAGTCTTTCCTTAAACACCATCGATAAGGGCCACAATCTTTCCTTAAACACCATCAATAAGGGCCACAGTCTTTCCTTAAATAACATCAATAAGGGCCACAGTCTTTCCTTAAATAACATCAATAAGGACCACAGTCTTTCCTTAAATAACATCAACAAGGGCCACAGTCTTTCCTTAAACACCATCAATAAGGGCCACAGTCTTTCCTTAAACACCATCAATATCGATAAACACCATCGATAAGGGCCACAGTCTTTCCTTAAATAACATCAATAAGGGCCACAGTCTTTCCTTAAATAACATCAACAAGGGCCACAGTCTTTCCTTAAATAACATCGACAAGGACCACAGTCTTTCCTTAAACTCCATCGATAAGGGCCACAGTCTTTCCTTAAATAACATCAACAAGGGCCACAGTCTTTCCTTAAACTCCATCGATAAGGGCCACAGTCTTTCCTTAAATAACATCAACAAGGGCCACAGTCTTTCCTTAAACACCATCAATAAGGGCCACAGTCTTTCCTTAAACACCATCGATAAGGGCCACAGTCTTTCCTTAAATAACATCAATAAGGGCCACAGTCTTTCTTTAAATAACATCAACAAGGGCCACAGTCTTTCCTTAAATAACATCGACAAGGACCACAGTCTTTCCTTAAACACCATCGATAAGGGCCACAGTCTtgccttaccaaaaaaaaaaaaaaaggtggcctTTCTGCGTGATCTCATTAAGTGCCCCATTTTATTTGGCACTAACTGGGCCTTCAGATAAGAGGGCACTTGTCCTTAATTACGCCTCCGTCGCCGACTCGGGCCAACCTGTTTTGAACCTGAGACGATTTTCTCGCCTCAAGCAGCGAATCGTTGTTGCATTTTAAAAGGTTAACCTTCATTTCAAAGCGGATTATCTTACAAAGGGGGAGACTTGATACGCCTTGTTGAACTAGAGTCTCTTATTCTGCaattattgtccttttttttatttctctttctctttctctttcctcggactttttttaaagatttttttcatcttctttttcttcccagtTACCGGGAACTCTCATTTGGCAGTTATtgtccgatctctctctctctctctctctctctctctctctctctctctctctctctctctctctctttcctcggaCTTTTTTGagacttttcttctcttcttcttcctgcagttattatctctctctctctttctctctctctctctctctctctctctcctaggactTTTGtaagactcttcttcttcttcttcttcttcttcttcttcttcttcttcttcgtccaggttttgtctttttcctctttcatcggactttttttaagacttttttcttcctcctcctcctcctcctttttcttcttccaattgtcgtcttttttcctctttcctctgacttttttatgacttttttcccctcttcatcttcttctttccagTCACCGAGAACTTTCGCTGCAGCTCCAACttgaaagagatgagagaatatattgtttacattccaCCTCtcgagtttcttcttcttctccgagGCTGTAATGTGATGATGACATTTACGAGACACGGGGCGCTTTCTTTATGCCTTTCGAGATTTTCAGCTTttagttggtctctctctctctctctctctctctctctctctctctctctctctctctctttttttatttcggtttatttttattgtcgtgAGAGGCGCAAATTGTCTTACATATAATGTTCTGTGATTTGTTCAGACATGCCCAAAAATCCACGTGATGTTATTGTGGTTTATTCAAATATGCCCAAAACCCATGTGATGTTATTGGGTAATTTATGTGGTTTATTCAAATATACCCAAAAACCCACGTGATGTTACTGAGTAATTTATATGGTTTATTCAATTATACCCAAAAACCCACG
This DNA window, taken from Macrobrachium rosenbergii isolate ZJJX-2024 chromosome 36, ASM4041242v1, whole genome shotgun sequence, encodes the following:
- the LOC136856682 gene encoding repetitive organellar protein-like, giving the protein MNSIYTYKGHSLSLNTIDTGHSLSLNNINEGHSLSLNNTKNGSSLPLHTINKGHSLSLNIIDKGHSPSLNTIDKGHSLSLNNINKGHSLSLNTIDKGHSLSLNNINKGHSLSLNNINKGHSLSLNNINKGHSLSLNTIDKGHSLSLNTIDKSHSLSLNTIDKGHSLSLNTIDKGHSLSLNTIDKGHSLSLNTIDKGHSLSLNTIDKGHSLSLNNINKGHSLSLNTIDKGNSLSLNNINKGHSLSLNTINKGHSLSLNTINKGHSLSLNTIDKGHSLSLNTIDKGHNLSLNTINKGHSLSLNTIDKGHNLSLNTINKGHSLSLNTIDKSHNLSLNTINKGHSLSLNTIDKGHSLSLNTIDKGHSLSLNTIDKGHSLSLNTIDKGHSLSLNIIDKGHNLSFNKGHSLSLNNINKDHSLS